A region from the Arvicola amphibius chromosome 12, mArvAmp1.2, whole genome shotgun sequence genome encodes:
- the Cd48 gene encoding CD48 antigen, producing the protein MCYFRKQEWCLVLELLLLPVISGLQDHSELEINAKTGSNITLQVFKKPLGTYKHITWLYTTKQKILEYEYNNTEVTYAGYRGRVNLDYTTGALQIYNIRKEDEGDYYMRVLKKIEEEYKKILNVFDPVSQPTIKMEKTENLPDSCHLILSCKGEQQNVKYTWFDNSGLLPQNGEGAVLERIITPQNKSTFYTCQVSNPVSRKNDTVYFIPPCTLARSSGVRWIATLLVVIAPIIHTFLLT; encoded by the exons ATGTGCTACTTCAGAAAACAGGAATGGTGTCTGGTCCTGGAACTGCTCCTCCTGCCTGTGATATCGGGACTTCAAG ATCATTCAGAACTAGAGATAAATGCTAAAACCGGCAGCAACATAACCCTACAAGTCTTCAAGAAACCACTTGGAACCTACAAACACATTACCTGGCTTTATACTACCAAACAGAAGATTTTAGAATATGAGTATAACAATACAGAGGTGACCTATGCTGGATATCGGGGCAGGGTCAACCTTGACTATACAACTGGTGCACTTCAAATCTACAATATCCGGAAAGAAGACGAAGGTGACTACTACATGAGAGTGTTGAAGAAAATTGAAGAAGAATACAAGAAAATCTTGAATGTATTTG ATCCTGTGTCCCAGCCTACCATAAAAATGGAGAAGACTGAAAATTTGCCTGACTCATGTCACCTGATACTATCCTGCAAGGGAGAGCAACAGAATGTTAAATATACTTGGTTTGACAACTCGGGGCTTCTTCCCCAAAATGGAGAAGGAGCTGTGCTGGAAAGAATCATCACTCCACAGAACAAGTCTACATTTTATACGTGTCAAGTCAGCAACCCTGTAAGCAGGAAAAATGACACCGTGTACTTCATTCCACCTTGTACTCTGG CCAGATCCTCTGGAGTACGTTGGATCGCAACTTTGCTGGTGGTCATAGCACCCATCATTCATACCTTCCTGTTGACCTGA